In Pseudoliparis swirei isolate HS2019 ecotype Mariana Trench chromosome 11, NWPU_hadal_v1, whole genome shotgun sequence, a genomic segment contains:
- the tmx1 gene encoding thioredoxin-related transmembrane protein 1: MAACSLAGRNTDSTMGFLTRPTKHRSWICCFLLAVFLTSPPASAKLDSLRDVTDGTWEEILTGEWMIEFYAPWCPACQQLQTVWKEFADWGEDMGVNIAKVDVTEQPGLSGRFIITSLPTIYHCKDGVFRKYQGARTKDDFLSFVDEQKWKAVEPISSWFGPSSVLMNSMSALFKLSMFIRRCHNYMTEQLGIPVWGSYIIFGLATLFSGLALGLLLVFIADFAFPSRRFSSSDYYQKKQTMEQARLIQRQEDEHEADGEEDDDEDDDEEEEDEVWRRRRRGSPEGRPEPKAQGFSDEALRKRVVGNREEEDEDEDN; this comes from the exons ATGGCGGCGTGCTCGCTAGCTGGCAGGAACACGGACTCGACGATGGGTTTTTTAACACGGCCAACGAAACATCGCTCGTGGATATGCTGTTTTCTCCTGGCGGTGTTTCTAACGTCGCCGCCGGCCTCGGCGAAGCTGGACAGCCTCCGAGACGTGACCGACGGGACGTGGGAGGAAATCCTGACGGGCGAATGGATGATTGAATT CTACGCGCCCTGGTGCCCGGCGTGTCAGCAGCTCCAGACGGTGTGGAAGGAGTTCGCGGACTGGGGGGAGGACATGGGGGTCAACATCGCCAAGGTGGACGTGACGGAGCAGCCGG GTCTGAGTGGGAGATTCATCATCACTTCACTTCCTACTATTTACCA CTGTAAAGATGGCGTCTTCAGGAAGTACCAGGGCGCTCGCACTAAAGACGACTTCCTCAGCTTTGTGGATGAGCAGAAGTGGAAAGCAGTCGAGCCGATTTCATCTTGGTTCGGGCCATCTTCGGTTCT AATGAATTCAATGTCCGCTTTGTTCAAGCTCTCCATGTTTATCCGG CGCTGTCACAACTACATGACGGAGCAGCTGGGGATTCCGGTTTGGGGGTCTTACATCATCTTTGGTTTGGCCACTCTGTTCTCCGGCCTTGCGTTGGGGCTG TTATTGGTCTTCATAGCAGATTTTGCCTTCCCCTCACGGCGCTTTTCCTCTTCAGACTACTACCAGA AAAAACAGACAATGGAGCAGGCGAGGTTAATCCAACGGCAAGAGGACGAGCACGAGGCCGACGGCGAGGAAGACGACGACGAagacgacgacgaggaggaagaggatgaggtcTGGAGGCGAAGGAGGAGAGGGTCCCCGGAGGGCCGCCCGGAACCTAAAGCGCAGGGTTTCTCCGACGAAGCTCTGAGGAAGAGGGTGGTGGGCAACcgtgaggaggaagatgaggacgaGGACAACTAG